Proteins encoded by one window of Lutibacter sp. A64:
- a CDS encoding GNAT family N-acetyltransferase translates to MLKIKAKSFNELTTIELYNLLQLRSKVFVVEQNCVYQDIDAKDQKALHILGFKNNKIVAYTRIFKPGDYFDKASIGRVVVAENERKYGYGHLIMEYSIKAIDNFFNEKIIKISAQKYLKEFYKSHNFIQIGEEYLEDNIPHIAMVKSN, encoded by the coding sequence ATGCTTAAAATTAAAGCTAAATCATTTAATGAATTAACTACTATAGAATTGTATAATTTATTACAATTACGAAGTAAAGTTTTTGTAGTTGAACAAAATTGTGTGTATCAAGATATTGATGCTAAAGATCAAAAAGCACTACATATTTTAGGTTTTAAAAATAATAAAATAGTTGCATATACCAGAATTTTTAAACCTGGCGATTATTTTGATAAAGCTAGTATTGGCAGGGTAGTAGTAGCTGAAAATGAACGAAAATATGGCTACGGACATTTAATTATGGAATATTCTATTAAAGCTATTGATAATTTTTTTAATGAAAAAATAATTAAAATTTCTGCTCAAAAATATTTAAAAGAATTTTATAAATCTCATAATTTTATACAAATAGGCGAGGAGTATTTAGAAGATAATATTCCACATATTGCAATGGTTAAAAGCAATTAA
- the citC gene encoding [citrate (pro-3S)-lyase] ligase — MIFEDTDFRQELLDTDNPLDVKLLQSFLKKYDFDFNPSEVDFTMIVYNLNDDIIGTGSLHKNTLKYVVIAPDFRETTAFSLVVTYLTDKCLENHKQCFVYTKPATSKLFKALGFSLITTAEPIFAVLEFGYKTIKDYQKKLAKIKVETVSENVAAVVVNCNPFTIGHRYLIEKASKENELVYLFVVSENLSAFPFEIRFKLIEEGISDLKNVVMLATGPYIVSGAIFPNYFLKNESWNLVSQKQAEIDVNIFTTYIAPILNIKKRYIGTENYCLTTKAYNTAMHKILPENGIEVIECERISVNDKATTSDKNYISASKVRKAIKEGKLNEILNFLPEVTKAFLLSDEASEIISKIKQSTARH; from the coding sequence ATGATTTTTGAAGATACCGATTTTAGACAAGAATTATTAGATACTGATAATCCTTTAGATGTTAAATTACTTCAATCATTTTTAAAAAAATATGATTTCGATTTTAATCCAAGTGAAGTAGATTTTACCATGATTGTTTACAACTTAAACGATGATATAATTGGTACTGGATCTTTACATAAAAACACGCTAAAATATGTAGTGATTGCACCAGATTTTAGAGAAACTACAGCTTTTTCTTTGGTAGTTACCTATTTAACAGACAAATGTTTAGAAAACCATAAACAGTGTTTTGTATATACAAAACCAGCAACTTCAAAATTATTTAAAGCATTAGGATTTTCGTTAATTACAACTGCAGAACCTATTTTTGCTGTATTAGAATTTGGTTATAAAACCATTAAAGATTATCAAAAAAAATTAGCAAAAATAAAAGTAGAAACAGTATCTGAAAATGTTGCTGCAGTAGTGGTAAATTGCAATCCGTTTACTATTGGACATCGCTATTTAATTGAAAAAGCTTCCAAAGAAAATGAACTTGTTTATTTATTTGTAGTTAGTGAAAATTTATCTGCTTTTCCTTTTGAAATTCGTTTTAAATTAATTGAAGAAGGCATCTCAGATTTAAAAAATGTAGTAATGTTAGCTACTGGTCCGTATATTGTTTCTGGAGCAATTTTTCCTAATTATTTTTTAAAAAATGAATCTTGGAATTTAGTTTCTCAAAAACAAGCTGAAATTGATGTAAACATATTTACAACCTATATTGCGCCAATTTTAAACATTAAAAAAAGGTATATTGGAACTGAAAATTATTGCTTAACTACTAAAGCTTACAATACTGCAATGCATAAGATTTTACCAGAAAATGGTATTGAAGTTATTGAATGTGAACGTATTTCTGTAAATGATAAAGCAACTACTTCAGATAAAAATTATATAAGTGCTTCAAAAGTAAGAAAAGCGATTAAAGAAGGTAAATTAAACGAAATTCTAAATTTTTTACCAGAAGTAACAAAAGCCTTTTTACTTTCTGATGAAGCAAGTGAAATTATCTCTAAAATTAAACAAAGTACTGCCCGACATTAA
- a CDS encoding triphosphoribosyl-dephospho-CoA synthase — protein MDNNKILENILNAREHRAQLRAQFLKQQLNTLSLSLNIPGYPKSTNLISSFFTEVKKDLINYLQANRIELITKKETLILDEAGDFFIVPISKNAKIELKALKNLTENFETNHTLGRLIDVDIFNDLGVPISSGKKKACYFCGAHSAISCMRNKRHTKQEIRDLIFSDIEKYSAITTKNNCINTLSAFASKAILYEISVSPKPGLVSFKDTGSHTDMHFFTFLNSAVSLTPFFKEFCELGYNYTGKIATVLPKIRHIGLKAEQEMFKATGNVNTHKGIVFLFGISLFSLAKIISENTKYSDTLFRNLVIKITNGIVENELEVTLNKVTTHGELMYKTYGKIGAGIRKEVAEGFPSIFKNAVPFLDENFKNHLEINEAEIQKILQTTLLHIMTQNNDSNILYRTNFKALTQVKQLAKKAINSKKDYIELCNYCKENNISPGGSADLLSVSLLIHFVKNAQL, from the coding sequence ATGGATAATAACAAAATTTTAGAGAACATATTAAATGCTAGAGAACATAGAGCGCAACTGCGCGCGCAATTTTTAAAACAGCAATTAAATACTTTAAGTTTATCTTTAAATATTCCTGGTTATCCAAAAAGTACTAATTTAATTTCTTCTTTTTTTACGGAAGTAAAAAAGGATTTAATAAACTATTTACAAGCCAATCGTATTGAATTAATAACTAAAAAAGAAACTTTAATTTTAGATGAAGCAGGTGATTTTTTTATAGTTCCTATTTCTAAAAATGCTAAAATTGAATTAAAAGCTTTAAAAAATTTAACCGAAAATTTTGAAACAAATCACACTTTAGGTCGTTTAATTGATGTTGATATTTTTAACGATTTAGGTGTACCAATAAGCTCTGGAAAAAAGAAAGCTTGTTATTTTTGTGGAGCTCATTCCGCTATTTCGTGTATGCGTAATAAGCGACATACAAAACAAGAAATTAGAGATTTAATTTTTTCTGATATCGAAAAATATTCAGCAATTACAACTAAAAATAATTGTATTAATACCTTATCTGCATTTGCTTCAAAGGCTATTTTATATGAAATTTCTGTAAGTCCAAAACCAGGTTTAGTTTCGTTTAAAGATACTGGTTCGCATACAGATATGCATTTTTTTACGTTTTTAAATTCTGCCGTTTCACTCACACCTTTTTTTAAAGAATTTTGTGAACTTGGTTATAATTATACAGGAAAAATAGCCACTGTTTTACCTAAAATTAGACATATTGGACTAAAAGCGGAACAGGAAATGTTTAAAGCTACCGGAAATGTAAATACACATAAAGGTATTGTATTTTTATTCGGAATTTCACTTTTTTCATTAGCCAAAATTATTTCTGAAAACACAAAATATTCAGATACATTATTTAGAAATTTAGTGATTAAAATAACCAATGGAATTGTAGAAAATGAATTGGAAGTAACATTAAATAAAGTAACAACGCACGGCGAATTAATGTATAAAACTTATGGTAAAATAGGTGCTGGTATTCGCAAAGAAGTTGCTGAAGGTTTTCCAAGTATTTTTAAAAATGCAGTACCTTTTTTAGATGAGAATTTTAAAAATCACCTTGAAATAAATGAAGCAGAAATTCAGAAAATATTACAAACAACCTTATTGCATATTATGACACAAAATAACGACAGTAATATTTTATATAGAACTAATTTTAAAGCACTTACACAGGTTAAACAACTAGCCAAAAAAGCAATTAATTCTAAAAAAGATTATATTGAATTGTGTAATTATTGCAAAGAAAATAATATTTCACCTGGCGGATCTGCTGATTTATTATCAGTTTCATTATTAATTCATTTTGTTAAAAACGCACAGTTATGA
- the citF gene encoding citrate lyase subunit alpha, whose protein sequence is MKNVIGREIPEYIEGVGKIDMFVGAWEKLKKGWMDEVTIPPPNKAKLPHQSKICKTLEEAIIKTSPKDGMTVSFHHHLRNGDNILVNSIEILAKMGIKNITLASSSLNEVHNPILKYLKDGTITKIWSSGIRGEIGKAISEGVLDLPVTIHSHGGRVRAIHTGKINVDLAIIAASAADNEGNATGCKGKSAFGSMGYASIDTRYAKQVIVVSDNIVDYPCIPISITQNFVDYVVKIDSIGDASKIATGSTRITKSPIDLRIAKLAANVIEHSGSFKNGFSFQVGAGGASLAVAKYIREKMKKAEIKGSFILGGVTSYGVDMLNEGLFNTIFDVQSFDAAVCSSLINNSNHIEIPAALYANPFNCGCMTNKLDIVVLGALEIDTNFNVNVITGSDGTIRGASGGHCDTASGATLTIVVCPSFRGRIPIVKKSIHTVVTPGESIDVLVTERGICVNPLKPELEENLIKAGLNVRKIEDLQEEIASIVGEVQEIEFTDKIVGLIEYRDGTIIDVIRQVKHHG, encoded by the coding sequence ATGAAAAATGTTATAGGTCGTGAAATTCCAGAATATATTGAAGGTGTTGGAAAAATAGACATGTTTGTTGGTGCTTGGGAAAAACTTAAAAAAGGATGGATGGATGAAGTTACAATTCCACCTCCAAATAAAGCTAAATTACCGCATCAAAGTAAAATTTGTAAAACTTTAGAAGAAGCTATTATTAAAACTTCTCCTAAAGATGGAATGACGGTTTCTTTCCATCATCATTTAAGAAATGGTGATAATATTTTAGTTAATTCAATAGAAATTTTAGCTAAAATGGGTATAAAAAACATCACTTTAGCTTCTTCCTCATTAAACGAGGTCCATAACCCAATTTTAAAATATTTAAAAGATGGAACCATTACTAAAATATGGTCTTCTGGAATTAGAGGTGAAATTGGTAAAGCTATTTCTGAAGGTGTTTTAGATTTACCCGTAACTATACATTCTCATGGTGGTAGAGTTAGAGCAATTCATACAGGAAAAATTAATGTAGATTTAGCTATTATTGCTGCTTCTGCCGCAGATAATGAAGGAAATGCAACAGGTTGTAAAGGTAAATCTGCCTTTGGTTCTATGGGTTATGCAAGTATTGATACCCGCTACGCAAAACAAGTAATTGTGGTTTCAGATAATATTGTTGATTACCCTTGTATTCCTATTTCAATTACTCAAAATTTTGTTGATTATGTGGTTAAAATAGATTCTATTGGAGATGCTTCAAAAATTGCCACAGGAAGTACACGTATTACAAAATCGCCTATAGATTTAAGAATTGCAAAATTAGCCGCAAATGTAATTGAACATTCTGGTTCTTTTAAAAACGGATTTTCATTTCAAGTTGGTGCAGGTGGTGCATCGTTAGCCGTTGCAAAATACATTCGGGAAAAAATGAAAAAAGCCGAAATAAAAGGTAGTTTTATTTTAGGTGGTGTAACTTCTTACGGAGTTGATATGCTAAATGAAGGCTTATTTAATACCATTTTTGATGTACAATCTTTTGATGCTGCTGTATGCTCATCTTTAATAAATAACAGCAATCATATAGAAATTCCGGCGGCTTTATATGCCAATCCATTTAATTGTGGTTGTATGACAAATAAATTAGATATAGTTGTATTAGGCGCGCTAGAAATTGATACTAATTTTAACGTAAATGTTATAACTGGTTCCGATGGAACTATTAGAGGCGCTTCTGGTGGACATTGCGATACCGCTTCTGGTGCAACATTAACCATTGTTGTTTGTCCGTCTTTTAGAGGTAGAATTCCTATTGTTAAAAAATCAATTCATACGGTGGTTACTCCTGGAGAATCTATAGATGTTTTAGTAACAGAAAGAGGTATTTGTGTAAATCCTTTAAAACCAGAATTGGAAGAAAATTTAATAAAAGCTGGTTTAAATGTTCGTAAAATAGAAGATTTACAAGAAGAAATAGCTTCTATTGTAGGTGAAGTACAAGAAATAGAATTTACAGATAAAATAGTTGGTTTAATAGAATATAGAGACGGAACCATTATAGATGTTATTAGGCAAGTAAAACACCATGGATAA
- a CDS encoding HpcH/HpaI aldolase/citrate lyase family protein: protein MKKKRRTMLYIPGNNPAMLQQGGIYGADSLLLDLEDAVALNQKDAARILVRNMIQSIDYYNAEICVRVNHIDTPFGLEDLEEIVPLQPDAIRFPKTESVEELAKIIKIIEDIEDKHGLPHDKMTLHLMIETALGVQNVFDIAKFSKRVDAITIGGQDLTADMNIKSTKDGSGIDFARKMIVMAAKANKIDVIDTVFVDVNDEEGLRLETEYAKQIGFTGKAVINPRQIDIIHEVYMPTDQEIRKAYRIIKEFKKNKKLGIGVFAIDGKMIDAPIVTRATHVLELAQIDFNTI, encoded by the coding sequence GTGAAGAAAAAAAGGAGAACCATGCTTTACATACCTGGAAACAATCCGGCTATGTTGCAACAAGGAGGAATTTACGGCGCCGATAGTTTATTACTAGACTTAGAAGATGCTGTAGCATTAAATCAGAAAGATGCGGCGCGTATTTTAGTTAGAAATATGATTCAATCTATAGATTATTACAATGCTGAAATTTGTGTAAGAGTAAACCATATCGACACACCTTTTGGATTGGAAGATTTAGAAGAAATTGTACCACTTCAACCAGATGCTATTCGTTTTCCTAAAACCGAATCTGTTGAAGAATTAGCAAAAATTATTAAGATTATTGAAGACATTGAAGATAAGCACGGTTTGCCGCATGATAAAATGACGCTGCATTTAATGATTGAAACCGCTTTGGGTGTTCAAAACGTTTTTGATATTGCTAAATTTTCTAAACGTGTTGATGCAATAACCATTGGCGGACAAGATTTAACTGCCGATATGAATATTAAAAGTACCAAAGATGGATCTGGAATTGATTTTGCCAGAAAAATGATTGTAATGGCGGCAAAAGCAAATAAAATTGATGTAATTGATACTGTTTTTGTTGATGTAAACGATGAAGAAGGCTTGCGTTTAGAAACAGAATATGCCAAACAAATTGGTTTTACTGGTAAAGCAGTAATTAATCCAAGACAAATTGATATTATTCACGAAGTTTATATGCCAACAGATCAAGAAATTAGAAAAGCATATAGAATTATTAAAGAATTTAAGAAAAATAAAAAATTAGGCATTGGTGTTTTTGCTATTGATGGTAAAATGATTGATGCTCCAATAGTTACCAGAGCAACGCACGTGTTAGAACTTGCTCAAATAGATTTCAATACCATTTAA
- the citD gene encoding citrate lyase acyl carrier protein, giving the protein MEIIRKSQSGSFESSDIIILIEPVEPNSGRNIDIDSSVMLEYGTTIKELIISKLDSYNISDIHLIAKDKGALELTINARLETAIKRACNIQKATMA; this is encoded by the coding sequence ATGGAAATAATTAGAAAGTCGCAATCTGGTTCTTTTGAATCGAGTGATATTATTATTTTAATTGAACCTGTAGAACCAAATTCTGGTAGAAATATAGATATTGATTCTTCTGTTATGTTAGAATATGGTACCACAATAAAAGAATTAATAATATCTAAATTAGATAGTTACAATATATCTGACATTCACTTAATTGCTAAAGATAAGGGAGCCTTAGAACTAACAATTAATGCACGCCTAGAAACAGCTATTAAACGAGCTTGTAATATTCAAAAGGCTACAATGGCCTAA
- a CDS encoding NUDIX domain-containing protein, whose amino-acid sequence MKNSRVKINTVKNLANDYYKLDKVNFDYKTKDGIWQNQSRECYDRGDGACILLYNPLKKTVILTKQFRMPSYLNENEDGMMLEVCAGLLDKDDPFTCIKKEAEEETGYKINNPTKVFELYSTPGAVTEKIHYFIAEYNDAMKISEGGGLEEETEEIEVIEFNFEETLNLIKTGEICDAKTVILLQYAKINNLV is encoded by the coding sequence ATGAAGAATTCAAGAGTTAAAATAAATACAGTAAAAAATTTAGCGAACGATTATTACAAGTTAGACAAAGTAAATTTTGATTATAAAACAAAAGATGGAATTTGGCAAAATCAGAGCAGAGAATGTTACGATAGAGGAGATGGTGCTTGTATTTTATTATATAATCCATTAAAAAAAACAGTTATTTTAACCAAGCAATTTAGAATGCCAAGTTATTTAAATGAAAATGAAGATGGAATGATGCTTGAAGTTTGCGCAGGTTTATTAGATAAAGACGATCCGTTTACGTGTATAAAAAAAGAAGCAGAAGAAGAAACGGGTTATAAAATTAACAATCCTACAAAAGTATTTGAATTGTACTCTACACCAGGAGCAGTAACAGAAAAAATACATTATTTTATTGCAGAATATAATGATGCTATGAAAATTTCTGAAGGAGGAGGTTTAGAAGAAGAAACAGAAGAAATAGAAGTGATTGAATTTAATTTTGAAGAAACTCTTAACTTAATTAAAACAGGTGAAATTTGCGATGCTAAAACAGTAATTTTACTGCAATATGCTAAAATTAATAACTTGGTTTAA
- a CDS encoding Cof-type HAD-IIB family hydrolase, whose amino-acid sequence MSYQLICTDIDGTLLNKDRELSKTTIEQVQRVAPIPLVLISSRMPKGMRHLQQEFKNENTPLVAYNGGLILTNNKVLHSTFIKNNVLEEIINQCTNTSIHLSLFHADEWYVPSMDYWAKREENNTKVTPTVKPNTEVLATWNSEGKGAHKIMCMGDASEIDTLYKSLESTFSNEIMLYRSKDTYIEISHKDISKKTAIDIILDQCFPTLSMDNVVAFGDNYNDIEMLKAVGLGVAVANANYEVLKVADAVTDTNKNDGVAKAIKEYF is encoded by the coding sequence ATGAGTTATCAATTAATTTGTACTGATATAGATGGTACATTGTTAAATAAAGACAGAGAATTATCTAAAACTACTATTGAACAAGTGCAAAGGGTAGCGCCAATTCCATTAGTGCTAATTTCATCTAGAATGCCTAAAGGAATGCGTCATTTACAACAAGAATTTAAAAATGAAAACACACCTTTGGTTGCTTATAACGGTGGTTTAATTTTAACTAACAATAAAGTTTTACATTCTACTTTTATTAAAAATAATGTATTAGAAGAAATCATAAACCAATGTACAAATACTTCTATACATTTAAGCTTGTTTCATGCAGATGAATGGTATGTACCTTCAATGGATTATTGGGCTAAAAGAGAAGAAAATAATACAAAAGTTACACCAACTGTAAAACCAAATACTGAAGTTTTAGCAACTTGGAATTCTGAAGGAAAAGGCGCTCATAAAATAATGTGTATGGGAGATGCTTCTGAAATAGATACTTTGTATAAATCGTTAGAAAGTACGTTTTCAAATGAAATAATGTTGTACCGTTCTAAAGATACTTATATTGAAATTTCACATAAAGATATTTCTAAAAAAACCGCTATTGATATTATTTTAGATCAATGTTTTCCAACACTTTCAATGGATAATGTAGTTGCTTTTGGCGATAATTATAACGATATAGAAATGCTAAAAGCCGTAGGCTTAGGTGTAGCGGTTGCAAACGCAAATTATGAAGTGCTAAAAGTAGCAGATGCCGTTACAGACACCAATAAAAACGATGGTGTTGCAAAAGCAATTAAAGAATATTTTTAG
- a CDS encoding DEAD/DEAH box helicase: MTFKDLAIIEPILKALQEEGYTHPTPIQEQAIPILLNRKDLLGCAQTGTGKTAAFTIPILQHLYNSKGDTKGKRKIKSLIVTPTRELAIQINENITNYGKYTGLKNVVIFGGVKQGGQTDALRRGTDILVATPGRLLDLISQGFISLQDIKYFVLDEADQMLDMGFIHDIKKIIAKLPFKRQSLFFSATMPPAIAELSSKILNNYERVTIKPKQATAEKVEQAVYFVSKPNKTKLLIHLIEENPEASILVFSRTKHGADKIVRVLGKAHIKSAAIHGNKSQGARQRALGNFKKGELNILIATDIAARGIDVEELSLVINYDLPNIPETYVHRIGRTGRAKASGIALSFCNQEEKAYLKDIQKLINQQIPLIEDHPFPLDENEEIPLATKPSKNQRKKAKRRAEHNPKEGGNSNKSKRKKYYPRKRA; encoded by the coding sequence ATGACATTTAAAGATTTAGCAATTATAGAGCCGATATTAAAAGCGCTCCAAGAAGAAGGTTATACACACCCAACACCAATTCAAGAACAAGCAATACCAATTTTATTAAATAGAAAAGATTTACTAGGCTGTGCACAAACAGGTACTGGTAAAACTGCAGCATTTACAATACCAATTTTACAACATTTATATAATAGCAAAGGAGATACTAAAGGAAAACGAAAAATAAAATCGCTTATAGTTACACCAACTAGAGAATTAGCCATACAAATTAATGAGAATATTACCAATTATGGTAAATATACAGGACTTAAAAATGTAGTTATTTTTGGAGGTGTGAAACAAGGCGGACAAACAGATGCTTTAAGACGTGGAACTGATATTTTGGTTGCCACACCAGGAAGATTATTAGATTTAATTTCTCAAGGGTTTATTAGTTTACAAGACATTAAATATTTTGTATTAGATGAAGCTGACCAAATGTTGGATATGGGTTTTATTCATGATATTAAAAAAATTATTGCAAAATTACCTTTTAAAAGACAATCGCTTTTCTTTTCAGCTACTATGCCACCTGCCATTGCAGAACTTTCTAGTAAAATTTTAAATAATTATGAAAGAGTTACTATAAAACCAAAACAAGCAACTGCAGAAAAAGTAGAACAAGCCGTTTATTTTGTTAGTAAACCAAATAAAACAAAACTATTAATTCATTTAATTGAAGAAAATCCAGAAGCATCTATCTTAGTATTTTCTAGAACAAAACATGGAGCCGACAAAATTGTACGTGTTTTAGGAAAAGCGCATATTAAATCTGCTGCAATACACGGAAATAAATCTCAAGGAGCACGACAAAGAGCTTTAGGAAACTTTAAAAAAGGAGAATTAAATATTTTAATAGCAACAGATATTGCTGCAAGAGGTATAGATGTTGAAGAATTAAGTTTGGTAATTAATTACGATTTACCAAATATTCCAGAAACGTATGTACATAGAATTGGTAGAACAGGACGAGCAAAAGCAAGTGGAATTGCTTTGTCTTTTTGCAATCAAGAAGAAAAAGCATATTTAAAAGATATTCAAAAACTAATAAATCAACAAATACCTTTAATTGAAGATCATCCTTTTCCTTTAGATGAAAATGAAGAAATTCCATTAGCTACAAAGCCTTCAAAAAACCAACGTAAAAAGGCAAAACGAAGAGCAGAACACAATCCAAAAGAAGGAGGAAATTCTAATAAATCGAAACGTAAAAAATACTATCCTAGAAAAAGAGCATAG
- a CDS encoding sulfatase-like hydrolase/transferase, whose amino-acid sequence MKNYIFKNSKKRILFKTILLFFLGFFFNSNAQHKNTSKPNILFILTDDAGYHDYGFQGSEDFKTPQIDRLAATGIFCTNGYVSASVCGPSRAGLLTGRYQQRFGFFMNPKQYQNLPKSETTIADAMQKEGYSTGIIGKWHMGYQENFHPNDRGFDYFYGFLSGSRSYYPQTQVKDSAAVYRNNLRHNRTLLNESEMDFYTTDLFTDKAIEFMNVSEKENKPFFLYLSYNAIHHPLETEPEDMLPYQNLKDPVRRITGGMTNSLDRNFGKLLNYLEEKGLRKNTLVVWVNDNGGQSTQMHTNNWPLRGFKGSELEGGNRVPFLLSMPGTLAENTEYNAPVISLDLFPTFLNLAGGNPANNPKPLDGVDLIPFLKGEKTSEPHEILFWQRNNAAVRKGDWKLLKYVKKQKIELYNLKDDIGEKVNLADKEPEIVKELEAYLADWQSKNAERMK is encoded by the coding sequence ATGAAAAATTATATATTTAAAAACTCAAAAAAAAGGATCCTATTTAAAACAATTTTACTGTTTTTTTTAGGATTTTTTTTTAATAGCAATGCACAGCATAAAAATACTTCAAAACCAAATATTTTATTTATTCTAACAGACGATGCTGGTTATCACGATTATGGTTTTCAAGGTTCCGAAGATTTTAAAACACCTCAAATAGATAGACTTGCAGCTACTGGTATATTTTGTACCAACGGCTATGTAAGTGCTTCTGTATGCGGTCCTTCAAGAGCTGGACTTCTTACAGGACGTTACCAACAACGCTTTGGATTTTTTATGAATCCTAAACAATATCAAAATTTACCTAAAAGCGAAACAACTATTGCAGATGCTATGCAAAAAGAAGGATATAGCACAGGTATTATAGGAAAATGGCATATGGGCTATCAAGAAAATTTTCATCCTAACGATCGAGGTTTCGATTATTTTTATGGATTTCTTTCAGGAAGTAGAAGTTATTATCCTCAAACGCAAGTTAAAGATAGTGCAGCAGTTTACAGAAACAATCTTCGCCATAACCGCACTTTATTAAATGAGTCTGAAATGGATTTTTATACAACAGATTTATTTACAGATAAAGCTATTGAATTTATGAATGTTAGTGAAAAAGAAAACAAACCTTTCTTTTTATATCTTTCGTACAATGCAATACACCATCCGCTAGAAACGGAGCCAGAAGATATGTTACCATACCAAAATCTTAAAGATCCAGTACGACGTATTACTGGTGGAATGACAAATTCTTTAGACCGTAATTTTGGAAAACTTTTAAATTATCTTGAAGAAAAAGGACTACGTAAAAACACGCTTGTTGTGTGGGTTAATGATAACGGAGGACAAAGTACACAAATGCATACCAATAATTGGCCTCTTAGAGGTTTTAAAGGCTCTGAACTAGAAGGTGGTAATCGTGTGCCATTTTTATTAAGTATGCCTGGTACACTGGCTGAAAACACAGAATATAATGCTCCAGTTATTTCGTTAGACTTATTTCCAACATTTTTAAATTTAGCAGGTGGTAATCCAGCAAATAATCCAAAACCATTAGATGGGGTTGATTTAATTCCGTTTTTAAAAGGTGAAAAAACAAGTGAACCTCATGAAATTCTTTTTTGGCAACGAAATAATGCTGCTGTACGTAAAGGCGATTGGAAACTTTTAAAATATGTGAAAAAACAAAAAATAGAATTGTACAATTTAAAAGATGATATAGGAGAAAAAGTTAATCTTGCAGATAAAGAGCCTGAAATAGTTAAAGAATTAGAAGCTTATTTAGCCGATTGGCAATCTAAAAATGCAGAACGTATGAAATAA